One genomic segment of Rhizobium sp. 11515TR includes these proteins:
- a CDS encoding DeoR/GlpR family DNA-binding transcription regulator yields the protein MIAEAVMAEGSMRIEDLTERFGISLMTAHRDVDELVSRGLFRKTRGIVSAAATSLIESSDVYRANRQASEKKMIAAAAMQFIELGQAIFLDDSTTVLQMASQLPAKVPLTAITNSLTLMNALKDMHDVTLLALGGQYYNWCNAFMGRMTINEINRLRADVTFISMSAIIDDVVFHQSPEIVDIKRAMFDSAAKRILLMDHTKFERRALHSFAHLSEFDVVIVDEKTPAAHLERMRNKNINVVVAKGDKERS from the coding sequence ATGATCGCCGAAGCCGTGATGGCGGAAGGTTCTATGCGCATCGAGGATCTGACCGAACGCTTCGGCATCAGCCTGATGACGGCACATCGCGATGTCGATGAGCTGGTCAGCCGCGGCCTGTTCCGCAAGACGCGTGGCATCGTATCGGCCGCAGCCACCAGCCTGATCGAATCGAGCGACGTCTATCGCGCCAACCGACAGGCGAGCGAAAAGAAGATGATCGCCGCGGCTGCCATGCAGTTCATCGAGCTAGGCCAGGCAATTTTCCTCGACGATTCCACCACCGTCCTGCAGATGGCTTCGCAGCTGCCGGCCAAGGTTCCTCTGACGGCGATCACCAATTCGCTAACGCTGATGAATGCGCTGAAGGACATGCACGACGTGACGCTTCTGGCGCTGGGCGGGCAATATTATAACTGGTGCAACGCCTTCATGGGGCGGATGACGATCAACGAAATCAATCGCTTACGGGCCGATGTCACCTTCATCTCAATGTCGGCCATCATCGACGATGTCGTTTTCCATCAGTCACCCGAGATCGTCGATATCAAGCGCGCGATGTTCGACAGCGCCGCCAAGCGCATCTTGCTGATGGACCATACGAAGTTCGAACGGCGGGCGCTGCATAGTTTCGCGCATCTGAGCGAATTCGATGTCGTCATCGTCGACGAGAAGACACCCGCCGCCCATCTGGAGCGTATGCGCAACAAGAATATCAACGTGGTCGTCGCCAAGGGCGACAAGGAACGATCCTGA
- a CDS encoding FGGY-family carbohydrate kinase: MSKGDGIIIGIDAGTSVLKAVAFELSGRQIASASARNRYKTGDDGSVTQSLSQTWSDCLSALRGLGEKVGNLPARTAAIAVTGQGDGTWLVGSGNAPVGDAWLWLDARAASTVTRLSATADNRARFEATGTGLNTCQQGAQLAHMDRFMPELLDRVETALHCKDWLYLNLTGIRATDPSEASFTFGNFRNRQYDPVVIDALGLARRRSLLPEIVDGTEISHPLTEAAAKAAGLRAGTPVCLGYVDMVMTALGAGVRTGGRNAACSTIGSTGVHMRAKAVPDVQLNGEGTGYVIALPIPGIVTQVQTNMGATINIDWILKVAADLMSAGGNEVSYSDLIPRIDAWFAEARPTNLLYHPYISEAGERGPFVNAHARAGFTGLSTRHGFADMLRAVVEGLGMATRDCYAAMGDMPSELRITGGAARSRALRGSLSAAVKAPVRISDREEAGAAGVAMMAAVAIGAYRDMDSCIADWVAPLLGEAEPPDPANVERYDRLFDAYKDVRQAIAPAWDKLAQH, translated from the coding sequence ATGTCTAAAGGCGACGGGATCATCATCGGGATCGATGCGGGTACCTCGGTTTTGAAGGCGGTTGCCTTCGAGCTATCCGGACGGCAGATCGCTTCGGCTTCGGCGCGCAATCGCTATAAGACGGGAGACGATGGGTCGGTCACCCAATCGCTCAGCCAGACGTGGTCGGATTGTCTCAGTGCATTGCGCGGCCTTGGTGAGAAGGTGGGCAACCTTCCCGCCCGAACGGCGGCGATCGCGGTTACCGGACAGGGCGATGGCACCTGGCTCGTCGGCTCCGGCAATGCTCCGGTCGGTGATGCCTGGCTGTGGCTTGACGCTCGCGCGGCATCCACCGTCACGCGCTTGAGCGCCACGGCTGACAACCGCGCCCGGTTCGAGGCGACGGGCACAGGGCTCAATACCTGCCAGCAGGGTGCTCAGCTCGCCCATATGGACCGCTTCATGCCCGAGCTTCTCGATCGGGTAGAGACGGCGCTGCATTGCAAGGACTGGCTCTACTTGAACCTCACCGGCATACGGGCGACCGATCCATCGGAAGCGAGCTTCACCTTCGGCAATTTCCGCAATCGTCAATATGATCCGGTTGTCATCGATGCGCTCGGCCTTGCCCGCCGGCGCTCGCTTCTGCCCGAGATTGTCGACGGAACCGAGATCAGCCATCCTCTGACGGAGGCCGCCGCCAAGGCCGCTGGCTTACGTGCGGGAACGCCAGTCTGTCTAGGTTACGTCGATATGGTCATGACCGCGCTTGGCGCAGGCGTCCGCACCGGTGGCCGGAACGCCGCCTGCTCGACGATCGGATCGACGGGCGTACATATGCGAGCCAAGGCCGTGCCCGATGTCCAGCTCAACGGAGAGGGGACGGGATATGTCATTGCCCTGCCGATCCCCGGTATCGTCACGCAGGTCCAGACCAATATGGGCGCCACCATCAATATCGATTGGATTCTCAAGGTTGCGGCGGATCTGATGTCTGCCGGCGGGAACGAGGTTTCCTATTCCGACCTTATTCCTCGCATCGATGCGTGGTTTGCCGAAGCGCGTCCGACGAACCTTCTCTATCACCCCTATATTTCCGAGGCCGGCGAGCGCGGTCCCTTTGTCAACGCGCATGCGCGTGCCGGCTTTACCGGACTTTCGACGCGGCACGGCTTTGCCGACATGCTGAGGGCCGTGGTCGAGGGGCTCGGCATGGCAACGCGAGATTGCTACGCGGCCATGGGCGACATGCCTTCCGAACTGCGCATCACCGGAGGGGCCGCCCGTTCGCGCGCTCTGCGAGGTTCGCTATCTGCCGCCGTCAAGGCGCCTGTGCGGATTTCGGATCGCGAAGAGGCGGGGGCTGCCGGTGTCGCGATGATGGCTGCCGTCGCGATCGGCGCTTATCGGGACATGGATAGCTGCATTGCCGACTGGGTGGCACCCTTGCTTGGCGAAGCCGAGCCGCCCGATCCGGCAAATGTCGAGCGTTATGATCGCCTGTTCGATGCCTACAAGGACGTGCGTCAGGCGATTGCGCCGGCTTGGGACAAACTGGCCCAGCACTAG
- a CDS encoding DUF2291 domain-containing protein: MNTQAQYATAKPTGSKLKIVAGIAAVVIVIGAIAADTKVVKIGSEHDVREQGFQPETYGAAEFPKVQADVEKRAIDALTLANAVLADKKAAGEKYGVATTTGPVLPVSLTGTFGERKANLNEFKVDGMPEGITVRVQTGPAINGTDLRDATGKIEFGQFTNQIEYQDAGSAINNEMKKATLGSLDPEKLTGKTATVVGVFKLINPKNWLVTPVKVDVK; this comes from the coding sequence ATGAATACGCAAGCTCAATATGCAACTGCCAAGCCGACGGGCTCCAAGCTCAAGATCGTCGCCGGCATCGCCGCGGTGGTGATCGTAATCGGCGCCATCGCTGCCGATACCAAGGTGGTCAAGATCGGCTCGGAACACGATGTGCGCGAGCAGGGCTTCCAGCCGGAGACCTATGGCGCCGCCGAATTCCCGAAGGTACAGGCCGATGTCGAAAAGCGCGCTATCGATGCGCTAACACTCGCCAATGCGGTTCTGGCCGACAAAAAGGCGGCCGGCGAGAAATATGGCGTCGCCACCACAACCGGTCCCGTCCTTCCCGTCTCTTTGACGGGCACGTTCGGCGAGCGCAAGGCCAACCTCAACGAATTCAAGGTCGATGGCATGCCTGAAGGCATCACCGTCCGCGTCCAAACAGGTCCGGCAATCAACGGTACAGATCTTCGCGATGCCACGGGCAAGATCGAATTCGGCCAGTTCACCAACCAGATCGAATATCAGGACGCGGGCTCCGCCATCAACAACGAGATGAAGAAGGCGACGCTCGGCAGTCTGGATCCGGAAAAGCTGACGGGCAAGACGGCGACGGTCGTCGGGGTCTTCAAGCTCATCAATCCGAAGAACTGGCTCGTCACCCCGGTAAAGGTCGATGTGAAATGA
- a CDS encoding D-ribose ABC transporter substrate-binding protein: protein MFKKGLRIVMAAVAVAPLLTGAAWAAGQITVIVNDPSNPYWLTEGNIAKATAEKLGYTATVGAHKGDTNTESNLIDTAITNKSVAIILDPANADGSVGAVKKAVAAGIPVFLVNAEINQEGLAKAQLVSNNAQGAAIGAQQWVEAVGDKGNYAELFGSPSDNNAATRSNGYETVLTQYPDLKKVAKEVANWDRTQGHNKMQSILQAHPDITGVISGNDEMALGAIAALKEAGKLANVKVGGFDGSPDAVAAIKAGELQYTVLQPVAVFSEEAVKQADSFIKTGKTGAKSEKQLFDCILITKDNVDKYTAPFVLSE, encoded by the coding sequence ATGTTCAAAAAAGGCTTGCGCATCGTCATGGCAGCAGTTGCTGTGGCACCGCTTCTGACTGGGGCCGCATGGGCCGCCGGCCAGATCACCGTCATCGTCAACGATCCGTCCAACCCCTACTGGCTGACGGAAGGCAATATCGCCAAAGCGACCGCTGAGAAGCTCGGCTATACGGCAACAGTCGGTGCGCATAAGGGCGACACCAACACCGAAAGCAACCTGATCGACACGGCCATCACCAACAAGTCGGTCGCCATCATCCTCGATCCGGCAAACGCTGACGGCTCCGTCGGCGCGGTCAAGAAGGCTGTTGCCGCTGGCATCCCGGTCTTCCTCGTCAACGCTGAAATCAACCAGGAAGGCCTTGCCAAGGCTCAGCTCGTTTCCAACAATGCCCAGGGTGCAGCGATCGGCGCTCAGCAGTGGGTCGAAGCCGTTGGCGACAAGGGCAATTATGCCGAACTCTTCGGCTCGCCCTCCGACAACAATGCAGCCACACGATCGAACGGCTACGAAACCGTCCTGACCCAGTATCCCGACCTGAAGAAGGTTGCCAAGGAAGTCGCCAACTGGGACCGCACTCAGGGCCACAATAAGATGCAGTCGATACTGCAGGCTCACCCGGACATCACCGGCGTGATCTCCGGCAATGACGAAATGGCGCTTGGTGCGATTGCCGCTCTCAAGGAAGCCGGCAAGCTTGCCAATGTCAAGGTCGGCGGCTTCGACGGCTCGCCGGATGCTGTTGCCGCCATCAAAGCCGGTGAGCTTCAGTACACCGTCCTGCAGCCCGTTGCCGTCTTCTCCGAAGAAGCCGTCAAGCAAGCCGACAGCTTCATCAAGACCGGCAAGACCGGTGCCAAGAGCGAAAAGCAGCTTTTCGATTGCATCCTGATCACCAAGGATAATGTCGACAAGTACACGGCACCCTTCGTTCTGTCCGAGTAA
- a CDS encoding FGGY-family carbohydrate kinase has protein sequence MPSLLGIDSGLTVTKAVIFDIDGTPLAVARRRVTQFMPKARHVERDMDELWNQTADAIAEAIKLSNRPASDIQAIAATAHGDGIYLLDKAKKPLGRAILSLDSRAGPIVEQWLKPPVAQASLKLTGQLPHVSAPSALLAWIKANEPERFSEIGHILSCKDWLRFCLTGIAGTDRTEASTSFTDVSTQDYSADALELFGIAEVTGALPPVSRSDEIVGYVTEAVAKRTGLAEDTPVVAGLHDVTASALGAGGYASGVVAVIAGTYSINETLSSEPSVDGRWFCRNAIAPGQWNNMSISPASSANYEWFLDKLCAREIASAEAAGKSIHAVLGPEIQAAFNRPSSALFHPYLFGSPYGAEASASFFGLGGWHDRGDMLRAVLEGIAFNHKIHVDALSDGFSFDQARLAGGVSRNPIVVQMFADVLGMPVTVTETDEAAAWGAALCAGAGIGAYAGPQSDPRDVGKIARTYHPDSARTADYRIRYDLFRDIAEAMTPLWPRIGNLATQHSQG, from the coding sequence ATGCCGAGTCTGCTCGGAATTGACAGCGGTTTGACGGTCACCAAAGCCGTCATCTTCGACATTGACGGAACGCCGCTTGCCGTTGCGCGCCGTCGGGTGACCCAGTTCATGCCGAAGGCACGCCATGTCGAGCGGGACATGGACGAACTCTGGAACCAGACGGCCGACGCCATTGCCGAGGCGATCAAGCTCAGCAACCGCCCGGCAAGCGACATCCAGGCGATTGCCGCAACTGCACACGGCGACGGCATCTATCTGCTCGACAAGGCAAAAAAGCCGCTCGGACGTGCCATTCTCTCGCTCGACAGCCGCGCCGGACCGATCGTCGAACAATGGCTGAAGCCCCCTGTTGCCCAAGCGTCTTTGAAGCTGACCGGCCAATTGCCGCATGTCTCGGCCCCATCGGCGCTCCTTGCCTGGATCAAGGCCAATGAGCCCGAACGCTTTTCTGAAATCGGTCACATTTTGAGCTGCAAGGACTGGCTGCGCTTCTGCCTGACTGGCATTGCCGGTACCGACCGTACCGAAGCAAGCACCTCCTTCACCGATGTTTCGACGCAGGATTATTCTGCGGATGCCCTGGAGCTTTTCGGCATTGCGGAGGTGACGGGTGCCTTACCGCCTGTCTCGCGATCCGACGAAATCGTAGGATACGTGACAGAAGCCGTCGCAAAGCGAACCGGCCTTGCCGAAGACACGCCCGTCGTTGCCGGTCTGCACGACGTGACCGCCTCAGCCCTTGGGGCCGGCGGCTATGCGTCCGGTGTCGTCGCCGTCATCGCCGGCACCTATTCGATCAACGAGACGCTCTCGTCGGAACCGAGCGTCGACGGCCGCTGGTTCTGCCGCAATGCGATTGCACCAGGCCAATGGAACAACATGTCGATCTCGCCGGCGTCGTCGGCGAACTACGAATGGTTCCTCGACAAGCTCTGCGCCAGAGAAATTGCAAGCGCGGAAGCAGCGGGCAAGTCGATCCATGCCGTGCTCGGCCCCGAGATCCAGGCGGCGTTCAACCGGCCATCGAGCGCGCTGTTCCACCCCTATCTCTTCGGCTCACCCTATGGCGCTGAGGCAAGCGCCAGCTTTTTCGGGCTTGGCGGGTGGCATGATCGCGGCGATATGCTGCGCGCCGTCCTCGAAGGCATCGCCTTCAACCATAAGATTCACGTCGATGCCCTAAGCGATGGTTTTTCCTTCGATCAGGCAAGGCTGGCAGGCGGTGTCTCGCGCAATCCAATCGTCGTGCAGATGTTTGCCGACGTGCTCGGTATGCCCGTCACCGTCACCGAAACCGACGAAGCCGCCGCCTGGGGAGCCGCACTTTGCGCCGGTGCCGGGATTGGCGCCTATGCCGGCCCGCAAAGCGATCCGCGCGATGTCGGCAAGATCGCCAGAACCTATCATCCGGATTCCGCCCGCACCGCAGATTACCGCATCCGCTACGACCTCTTCCGCGACATCGCCGAAGCAATGACGCCGCTCTGGCCGCGGATCGGCAATCTCGCAACCCAGCACTCCCAAGGCTAA
- a CDS encoding glycerol-3-phosphate dehydrogenase, protein MMEPEIYDLFVIGGGINGAGIARDAAGRGLSVIMCEKGDLAEGTSSRSGKLVHGGLRYLEYYEFRLVREALIEREVLLNSASHIIWPMRFVLPHSPTDRPAWLVRLGLFLYDHLGGRKKLPGTRSLDLHRDPEGAPILDQYSKGFEYSDCWVDDARLVVLNALDASAKGAQILTRTACVSARRDQGNWLIQMRNERSGEVRTVRARVLVNAAGPWVNDIIGRVVGSNSQRSVRLVKGSHIIVPKFWAGQQAYLVQNHDKRVIFINPYEGDKALIGTTDIPYEGKPEEVKADEKEIDYLITAVNRYFKEKLRRSDVLESFSGVRPLFDDGKGNPSAVTRDYVFDLDETGGAPLLSVFGGKITTFRKLSEHAMQRLAKFFPKMGGDWTRGATLPGGEIPNADYVAFADTLRAAYPWMPRALVNHYGHLYGARTRQIVGNATSLVELGRHFGGNLYEAEVRYLVASEWAQAAEDVLMRRTKEGLRMTAEEKADFAAWFDAELALAA, encoded by the coding sequence ATGATGGAACCGGAAATCTATGATCTTTTCGTGATCGGCGGAGGCATCAATGGTGCCGGCATTGCGCGCGATGCAGCCGGCCGCGGCCTTTCGGTTATCATGTGCGAGAAGGGCGATCTCGCGGAGGGCACGTCCTCGCGCTCCGGCAAGCTGGTGCATGGCGGCCTGCGTTACCTTGAATATTATGAGTTCCGCCTGGTGCGTGAGGCGCTGATCGAACGTGAGGTGCTGTTGAACTCGGCCAGCCACATCATCTGGCCGATGCGCTTCGTTCTGCCCCATAGCCCGACCGATCGTCCGGCCTGGCTGGTGCGGCTCGGTCTGTTTCTTTACGATCATCTCGGCGGCCGCAAGAAGCTGCCGGGCACGCGCTCGCTTGATCTTCATCGCGATCCGGAAGGGGCGCCGATCCTCGACCAATATTCGAAGGGTTTCGAATATTCCGACTGTTGGGTTGATGACGCCCGGCTCGTTGTCCTCAACGCTCTCGATGCTTCCGCCAAGGGCGCGCAGATCCTGACGCGCACGGCCTGTGTCAGCGCGCGCCGCGATCAGGGGAACTGGCTCATTCAAATGCGTAACGAACGTTCCGGCGAGGTACGGACCGTGCGCGCCCGTGTGCTGGTCAATGCCGCCGGCCCCTGGGTCAACGACATTATCGGCCGTGTCGTCGGCTCGAATAGCCAGCGCAGTGTCCGGCTCGTCAAGGGCAGCCACATCATCGTTCCGAAATTCTGGGCCGGCCAGCAGGCCTATCTCGTCCAGAACCACGACAAGCGCGTGATCTTCATCAATCCTTACGAAGGAGACAAGGCGCTGATCGGCACGACGGATATTCCCTATGAGGGCAAGCCGGAAGAGGTGAAGGCCGACGAGAAGGAAATCGATTATCTGATCACCGCGGTCAATCGCTATTTCAAGGAGAAGCTCCGCCGCTCTGACGTGCTCGAGAGTTTCTCCGGCGTCCGCCCGCTGTTCGACGATGGCAAGGGCAACCCCTCGGCCGTCACGCGCGACTATGTCTTCGATCTCGACGAGACCGGGGGCGCGCCGCTCCTGAGCGTCTTCGGTGGCAAGATCACGACCTTCCGCAAGCTCTCCGAACACGCCATGCAGCGGCTTGCGAAATTCTTCCCGAAGATGGGCGGCGACTGGACGCGGGGCGCCACGCTTCCGGGCGGCGAGATCCCGAATGCCGATTATGTTGCCTTTGCCGATACCCTGCGAGCGGCCTATCCCTGGATGCCGCGTGCGCTCGTCAATCACTACGGCCATCTCTATGGCGCCCGCACCAGGCAGATCGTCGGCAATGCGACGTCGCTGGTGGAGCTCGGCCGGCATTTCGGCGGCAATCTCTATGAGGCCGAGGTTCGCTATCTCGTGGCTTCCGAATGGGCGCAGGCGGCCGAAGACGTGCTGATGCGTCGCACCAAGGAGGGTCTGCGCATGACGGCTGAAGAGAAGGCGGATTTCGCGGCCTGGTTCGACGCTGAGCTGGCACTCGCCGCCTGA
- a CDS encoding ABC transporter permease, whose translation MSVTNITDKKPVSNGQRRNFSLVRLILEGRAFFALIVIIAVFSFLSPYYFSLSNFLTMASHVAIFGILAIGMLLVILNGGIDLSVGSTLGLAGCIAGFLMQGVTLSSFGVILYPPVWAVVVLTCILGGIVGAVNGVLVAYLRVPAFVASLGVLYVARGIALLMTNGLTYNNLGGRPELGNTGFNWLGFNRLVGVPIGVIVLAVLAIICGIVLSRTAFGRWLYASGGNERAADLSGVPVKQVKIAVYVLSGICAAIAGLVLSSQLTSAGPNAGTSYELTAIAAVVIGGAALTGGRGTVRGTMLGAFVIGFLADGLVIIGVSAYWQTVFTGAVIVLAVLMNSIQYGRRTKSG comes from the coding sequence ATGTCAGTCACGAACATTACAGATAAGAAACCAGTATCCAACGGACAGCGGCGGAATTTCAGTCTCGTGCGGCTGATCCTGGAAGGACGAGCCTTCTTTGCGCTGATCGTCATCATCGCGGTCTTCTCCTTCCTGTCGCCCTACTATTTCTCGCTCAGCAACTTCCTGACCATGGCCTCGCATGTCGCGATCTTCGGCATCCTCGCCATCGGCATGTTGCTCGTCATCTTGAATGGCGGCATTGACCTGTCGGTCGGCTCGACGCTTGGCCTTGCCGGCTGCATTGCCGGCTTCCTGATGCAGGGCGTCACGCTGTCGAGCTTCGGTGTCATCCTCTATCCGCCGGTCTGGGCTGTCGTGGTGCTGACCTGCATCCTCGGTGGCATCGTCGGTGCGGTCAACGGAGTGCTTGTCGCCTATCTGCGCGTTCCGGCCTTCGTCGCTTCGCTGGGCGTGCTCTATGTTGCCCGGGGTATCGCCTTGCTGATGACGAACGGGCTTACCTATAACAATCTCGGTGGCCGCCCCGAACTCGGCAATACCGGCTTCAACTGGCTGGGCTTCAACCGTCTCGTCGGCGTCCCGATCGGCGTCATCGTTCTTGCCGTGCTTGCGATCATCTGCGGTATCGTTCTCAGCCGCACCGCCTTTGGCCGCTGGCTCTATGCGTCCGGCGGCAACGAGCGCGCCGCCGATCTTTCCGGTGTTCCCGTCAAGCAGGTCAAGATCGCGGTCTATGTGCTTTCGGGCATTTGCGCTGCCATTGCCGGCCTCGTCCTGTCCTCGCAGCTGACCTCGGCCGGTCCGAATGCCGGCACCAGCTATGAGCTGACGGCGATCGCCGCCGTCGTCATCGGTGGTGCCGCATTGACGGGCGGCCGCGGCACAGTGCGCGGCACCATGCTGGGCGCCTTCGTCATCGGCTTCCTGGCGGATGGCCTCGTCATCATCGGTGTCTCGGCCTATTGGCAGACGGTTTTTACCGGCGCGGTCATCGTGCTCGCCGTGCTCATGAACAGCATCCAGTACGGTCGTCGGACCAAATCCGGCTGA
- a CDS encoding sugar phosphate isomerase/epimerase family protein, with amino-acid sequence MPLTLSLNTNPLVNRFAEPADLIETVACDLRIRNLQLTHEFINPSWQAPVIRRLTRDMQAALKRTGVRVTSGMTGPYGRLNHFGHPDKDVRRYYVDWFKTFADITADLGGHSVGTQFAIFTYKDYDDPVRREELIEIAIDCWGEVAEHARAAGLSYIFWEPMSIGREFGETIDACLFLQDRLTKAPFAIPMWMMADIDHGDVTSSNPDDYDPYAWARAVPKVSPIIHIKQSLMDKGGHRPFTAEFNAKGRIQPEPLLKAFAEGGAKDNEICLELSFKEREPNDRQVIAQIAESIAFWAPHIDTGAGDLHI; translated from the coding sequence ATGCCCTTGACGCTTTCACTCAACACCAATCCGCTTGTCAATCGCTTTGCCGAGCCGGCCGACCTGATCGAAACGGTGGCGTGCGATCTGCGCATCCGCAATCTGCAGCTGACGCACGAATTCATCAATCCGAGTTGGCAGGCGCCCGTCATTCGCCGCCTGACGCGCGACATGCAGGCGGCATTGAAGCGCACCGGCGTTCGCGTAACCTCAGGCATGACCGGTCCTTATGGCCGTCTCAACCATTTCGGCCATCCCGACAAGGATGTTCGCCGCTATTATGTCGACTGGTTCAAGACCTTTGCCGATATCACCGCCGATCTCGGTGGTCATTCCGTCGGAACGCAGTTCGCAATCTTCACTTACAAGGATTATGACGACCCGGTCCGGCGCGAGGAGTTGATCGAGATTGCGATCGATTGCTGGGGCGAGGTGGCCGAACATGCCCGGGCTGCCGGCCTCTCCTACATCTTCTGGGAGCCGATGAGCATCGGCCGCGAATTCGGCGAGACGATCGATGCCTGCCTTTTCCTGCAGGACAGATTGACGAAGGCGCCCTTCGCCATTCCGATGTGGATGATGGCCGATATCGATCATGGCGATGTCACCTCGTCCAATCCCGACGATTATGATCCATATGCCTGGGCGCGTGCCGTGCCGAAGGTATCTCCGATCATTCACATCAAGCAGAGCCTGATGGATAAGGGTGGGCATCGCCCCTTCACGGCGGAGTTCAATGCCAAGGGCCGTATCCAGCCTGAACCTTTGCTCAAGGCTTTTGCCGAAGGAGGCGCCAAGGACAACGAAATCTGCCTGGAACTCTCGTTCAAGGAGCGCGAACCGAACGATCGTCAGGTCATAGCGCAGATTGCCGAAAGCATCGCCTTCTGGGCGCCCCATATCGACACGGGCGCTGGCGACTTGCATATCTAG
- a CDS encoding sugar ABC transporter ATP-binding protein — protein MSQVQHNGATTGEVVLAARNVAKSYGSVHALKGVNFDIRRGEVTTLFGENGAGKSTLMKILSGVIQPTSGEIILDGAPISFASSTHARACGISIIHQELSLAPNLSVRDNIFMGREIMKGGVVDFAEEERQTRALMEELEENIDPLTPVEDLRLGQQQIVEIARALSVNSRILIMDEPTSALSASEVEVLFKVIRDLTNRGVSIVYISHHLEEALQITHHAVVLRDGNMTAYAERKDIDLEWIVRNMVGDNFDLGSPPAGHKMGDVALTIDNLTVPGPSGAAYNAVDRLSLAVRAGEIVCIYGLMGAGRTELLECVAGRLRSSGGRVLLGNTDVGGLSIAGRIAQGLVLVPEDRQRDGLVQTMTVGSNLSLASIGAFTKGLFTSSGRERSLVSDSIRKVHIKTDGGEAAIGSLSGGNQQKVVIGKMLATDPRVILLDEPSRGIDIGAKAEVFKLLAERAKEGLAVIYSTSEVAECLSIAHRIIVMHRGKISAEFGPDVTKEKIMAASGEAVVAH, from the coding sequence ATGAGCCAGGTCCAGCACAATGGCGCCACCACGGGCGAAGTCGTTCTTGCCGCCCGCAATGTCGCCAAATCCTATGGCAGCGTCCATGCACTGAAGGGCGTCAATTTCGATATTCGCCGCGGCGAAGTCACCACCCTCTTCGGCGAGAACGGTGCCGGCAAATCGACGCTGATGAAGATTCTCTCCGGCGTCATCCAGCCGACATCGGGTGAGATCATTCTCGATGGCGCCCCGATCTCCTTTGCCTCCTCCACGCATGCGCGCGCCTGCGGCATTTCCATCATCCACCAGGAATTGAGCCTGGCGCCGAACCTCAGCGTCCGCGACAACATCTTCATGGGTCGCGAGATCATGAAGGGCGGCGTGGTCGATTTTGCCGAGGAGGAGCGCCAAACCCGCGCACTCATGGAAGAGCTGGAAGAAAACATCGATCCGCTCACACCCGTCGAGGATCTACGCCTCGGCCAGCAGCAGATCGTCGAGATCGCTCGCGCGCTTTCCGTCAATTCTCGCATCCTGATCATGGACGAGCCGACTTCGGCGCTGAGCGCCAGCGAAGTCGAAGTTCTCTTCAAGGTCATTCGCGATCTGACGAACCGCGGCGTGTCGATCGTCTATATCTCGCATCATCTGGAAGAGGCGCTGCAGATTACCCATCACGCCGTCGTTCTGCGCGACGGCAACATGACCGCCTATGCCGAACGCAAGGACATCGATCTTGAATGGATCGTGCGCAACATGGTCGGCGATAATTTCGACCTCGGCAGCCCGCCGGCAGGCCATAAAATGGGCGATGTGGCGCTGACGATCGACAATCTCACCGTTCCCGGTCCGTCGGGCGCCGCATATAACGCCGTCGACCGTCTGTCGCTTGCGGTTCGCGCCGGCGAGATCGTCTGCATCTACGGTCTGATGGGCGCCGGCCGTACCGAACTGCTCGAATGTGTGGCGGGACGGCTTCGGTCGAGCGGCGGCCGGGTCCTCCTCGGCAACACCGATGTCGGCGGTCTTTCCATTGCCGGCCGGATCGCACAAGGGCTGGTGCTGGTGCCGGAAGATCGCCAGCGCGACGGTCTCGTTCAAACGATGACCGTCGGCTCGAACCTGTCGCTTGCGAGCATCGGCGCTTTCACCAAGGGTCTTTTCACCTCGAGCGGCCGCGAGCGGTCGCTGGTCAGCGACTCCATCCGCAAGGTTCATATCAAGACCGACGGCGGCGAAGCGGCAATCGGCTCGCTGTCTGGTGGCAACCAGCAGAAGGTCGTCATCGGCAAGATGCTGGCAACCGATCCCAGGGTGATCCTGCTCGACGAGCCGAGCCGCGGCATCGATATCGGCGCGAAGGCAGAGGTCTTCAAGCTGCTGGCCGAGCGCGCCAAGGAAGGTCTGGCGGTGATCTATTCGACCTCAGAAGTCGCCGAGTGCCTGAGCATCGCCCACCGCATCATCGTCATGCACCGCGGCAAGATTTCTGCCGAATTCGGTCCTGATGTCACAAAAGAAAAGATCATGGCCGCCTCGGGCGAAGCAGTGGTCGCGCACTAG